The genomic segment GCAACTTCTTCTGTGGTAGCTGAGATTTCTTCTGACGAAGCGGCAGTGCCTTGTGCCATATCAGAAAAACTAGCAGAGGATTCGCGTAAACTTTCGGAAGAAGAAGTGATCTCTTCTGTGACGGATTGGATCTCTCCGAGAGAACTACGGATACTTGTAATGAATCCATTCAGTGCCAAATTCATCCGACCAATTTCATCGTTGTTTGTTAATGTCAGAGACTCGGTAAGATCTCCTTTGGCCATTTTATCCAAAACGACAACTGAATTCTCAAGTGGTAAGAGTCGATTTCGGAGGAAACGAAAGATTCCAAATACCACGAGGGCCGTAATCAAAAATACAACCGCAATAGCTATGAGAGCCACTTGGAAAAATCCCGAATTCATATCAGACTTAGGAAGCACTACCCCAATGATTGTATTCCATTCTTCCAAACGTTTGATGAGAAGAGCATTGTCCTGCCCATTTTCCGTATATTCAAAGTAAGCTCCATCTTTTGCTTCGAGGATGGGACGGCCTTCTGGAATTTTACTCAAATCGACTTTTAGAATTTTGGATTTGTCTGGTCCGGCAAAAACAACTCCCTTAGTAGTGATGGCAGTCACATAACCATTGGCACCTACGTGAATCCCTTCTCCCATTCGTTTGGAAACTTGTTCTAAATTCAATGCAATCCAAAGGATACCAACTAGGTCACCTTTATCTTCAATCGGAAAAGAGACCAGACTTACCGGTAAACCAGTGATAGGTGATTCCTGAACAGATCCAATTAAAAACTCTTTCTTTAACGCAACAACTACATGATCCCCAGTTTTGTCTTCTTCCAATTGGTAACCGATGGAACGAGGAATTCCCGCTGCAAATATCTTTGCGTTTTGTTTAGGTACAGATAAAAAAATATTTTCGTATTCACCGTTAGCATCTTGCATGATTCCAACCAGTAAATTGGTCGCAAACTCAGCCTTTCCCGTTTGGAAAGATTCAACAATTTCTCTTTGTTTGGAAAGTAGTCCTGCAATGCGAAGTTGGGATTTATAATAATTGGAAAGTTCGGCACCAGCACTTTTGCCTGCGTTTTCCATTTCTCCTCGGTATACTTTCACAAGCAGTCCCCAGTTTAAGTATAGGATGAGTGTCGATACAACAACAGAAAGAAGCAAAATGGAAAGGAATGTATAGAGGCCGAGAATGTATTTTAAACTTTTCATATACTACCGTATGGGACGTGTTTTCCAGAGAATTTTAGATAGAGTGGATAGGATTTACTATCAATATATTTCTAAACTGCCTCGGTTTCTCTTTGAATTTTAACAATGTTCAGCCGAGAGATCGTTTTCGAAAGCCAGAAAAGGCTGGGAGGCATGGGCAAAAAAAAAAGGCCCTGATTTGACATCGAAGGGCCCTAAAAACCAGACTTACACAATTTAGCCTAGTTATACTTTCGAATTTTTAAATGATTTCCCCTGAATTTTTTTTAGCCAAACCAAAGAAATTTTCTTTGTGACGAGGTTTCTTGTCTCTTTTTTCAGAAAACCAATGGTGGGCGTAGCCACTTTGAAGGATTCCCGCTCCAGAACCGGCTCAATCTCATATCCTGGACCTGCTAGTTCCTGCAACTGGGCCAACTTTTCGGAAGGGAGGATGAGAAGCCTTTCTGGTTTTTCGGTCCAAAGTTTGTCTAATTTGTCTTTATCATATACGTTGCGAAAGTTTCGTTCCGCATAAAAGCCATAAGATCGTTTGGAATTAGACAACCAGAAAGTATAAACCACAGGTTCATTCGGTTCTAGTTCTTTGATTTTAGCACCGAATTCTTTAGAAGGTTGGTAACTAGTCAGTAACGGATAAAACTCTAAACTAATCGCACTGAAAAATAAAGTGGCACCCACAAGAGTAACAAGCACTTCCAAAGGAATGAGTTGGGCCGATAACATAATGAATAGAATCCCAATGATTCCAAATACATAATATACAATTCCGACCTCTGCTACAAAAACAGGGATGAGAAAATATCCGACCAAATAAACAAGACCAGCAATTAAGAAGGAGGGACGAAGGCGTTCCACACTCGAACGAAACAAACTTTCTTCTGCAAGTTTTCCAAAATAGAGGGCTGCACCAGGAAGCACCCAGTATGTATATTGTGGGAGTGGAAAACGAGAAAATGAAATCAAAAACAAAAATAGAAAAACCCAAAATGGAATCACAAAGTCGATATCTTTGTATTCATTTGCTCGAATTTTTCTAAGGACTTCCTTCCATCCAAGTGACTTGATATAGTTGTAAGTCCGGAAAACAAGGTAAATGATCATGGGAAACACTCCACTGAAGAATGCCCATGAAAAAGATTTATAAAAGTAAAATGGATCGAACTTCACATCATACATTTCTTTATAAAAACGTCCAAAGGATTGGATCCATAAAAAGAAAGAAGGACCATACGAGTTAAAACTTTTATATAATAAAACACACCAAAAAGCAGGAAGTGAAGCGAGAACAAAAATCCCAGTAGGCACTCGCATAGAAAGTAGTAACTTCCAATCCCTGCGAAATAAAATATCGCCACCAATTGATAAGGCAGGGATGACTACTGAAATCGGACCTTTCGTAACAAAACCCATCGACATCATCAGATACATTAAGTAAAAGTAATTTGGATTTTTTTTACGGCCTAAATAGTAAAAGTGATAGGTAAACACCAAATAAGCAGTTAAATAAACATCTATCTTTGGATCTACGATCATCGCATAAACCCCAGGCGCCAAAAGATAAGCAAAAGAAGCAAGATATCCTTGTCTTTCTTTTCCACCCGTTAAAAGAGTGATCCGATAAATCGAATAAACAGAAAGTAAACTTACTAGAATTGCAGGGATGCGAAAGGCAATGTTGTTAATTCCAAATAGGGAAAAAGAACTAGCAATCGTCCAGAAAGTTAGGATTGGTTTGTCTAAATAACGTCTTCCATTATCAAACAAAGTAAAAAAATCACCAGATAATACAAGTTCACGACTGATACTTGCATATTGAGAGCTATCGATATCAATCACATCCAGAGGAAGAGTGAATAAAATGGGAAGTGAGGCAACGAGTAACAGAATTCTATAAAAAATTCTTTCGGATGGGGTTAGTGATTCTTTCATTCTAAAGTACCAATTTGGATGAGGCATTGTCCAAATCCTTTGCAAGAATTTGGTTCTTGGTCATAACATTGGAGGATATCACTGTTATGAGTTGTACATCCGTCCATACATTGGATCCGACCTGTACGTTTGACATCCGGTGCCAGTGTGAGTTTTAATTCTTCTTCAGTACAGGAAATAAAAACTTCGCAAGCAGCTTGGCATTTTTTTTCCACAATATCTTGGCAGTTCAGAAAACTGAGAGCTATCGCAAGACTTAAGATCCATTTACCGTGTTTCACTTCGAATTCCTTTTAAGGCCAACATTCCACAAGCACCATTGATGTCCCTACCAGGACTTCTGCGGTTCAGGATGGGAGCCGTTGTTTTAGCTTTAAGATGCATTACAAAATCTTTGACTTCATCATCAGTGGGTCTACGCCATCCAGTAAAATCTGTATTGAGTGGAATCACATTGATTTTGCATTTATTCACCGAACGTGCAATTTTTGCGAGTCGTTCCGCATTGTCCCGACCCATATTCACATCAGGAATCATAACATATTCAAAAGTAATGGCTCGGTCGAGTTCCTTAGTAAACCTTTGTGCAGAATCAATCAATTTCTCTAACGGGTGTTTGTCGTTTACGTCCATAATCGAAGAACGAGAATTTGGATTGGGATGGTTTAGAGAAATCGCAAAATTAAATGGTTCTTTGTTTTCAATAAAACGATTGATTCCAGTGGTCACACCTGCTGTAGAGATAGTGATCCGGAGCGCCCCGAGTCCAAATCCATCTTGGTCTCGAAGGATATGAGCAGCTTTCATTACGGAAAAATAATTGTGCATGGGTTCGCCCATTCCCATAAAAACAATATTCGTGGCCCGATCCCCAACAAGACGTTCCACTTGCAAAATTTGGTCGAGGATTTGCCAAGTTTGTAAGTTGCCTTTGTATTCTAAAAGTCCAGTTGCACAAAATTTACAATTCAGAGTGCAACCAATTTGGGAAGAGATACAAATGGTCTTTCGTCCCCCATCTCCCGAGGGAATCCAAACCGCTTCGATTTCTTTATTTTCACCAACGTAAAAAGTAAATTTACGAGTTCCGTCTTCTTTGGAGGCCAAGTCCCTACCAATTTCAATTTCCGGATAAAGGGTATGTTGTTTTAGTTTTTCACGAACCTCTTTGGACAAGGTAGTGAATTGGTCTAGGCTCGTGTAACGACTCTTATAGATACCTGTATATATCTGTGCCGCTCGGTATTTTTCCAAACCCAAGGAAACACATAACTCTTCTAGTTCTTTTTTGGTTTTCCCTTTGAGAACCGGTATTTCCTCTTTCATTTGTTTGGAATTTCCACCTTTAGCCAATCTTTTCGTTGCCCCCCGTAGGACAAGGATTTCCGGCGATTCTTAAGTCATACTCTAGAATCTTTCGAGGAACAAGTCTAAAATGAAAAACAGGACCGAATCTGGGACAAAATCTGTCCATCCAAATGGACATTGACTTACATACAATGATTCAAAAGCCTAGTATCTAGTGAGGGAAATATACGAATGAATAGCGACGCCTTTATGGAATATGCCTTTATCGTCATGGTCGCACTGATAGGAATCGAGATATTTGTTTCCTACATCAAAGGAAAACAATACTACCGATTGAACGTTCTCATCGCCGATGTGAGCACCGGTGTGATCTTTGCATTGATTGGAGTGGTCATCCTCCTCGGTGCTCTGTATGTTTATGACAAAATAGAGACAAATTTTTCGCTCTCGAGTTTAGGTTATCATTTTTTTCCTCTGGAAAGTCCGTTTCGTTTTTCACCTAGTTTTTCTGTGAACTGGTATGCTCTCGGTGCTTGGAGTTTTGCAATTGTTTTGGCAGATTTTATCTACTACTGGTTTCACAGACATTGCCATGAAATCAATTTGTTCTGGGCCACTCATGTCACCCACCACTCCACTCAAGAAATGAATTTGTCTGTTGCCTTCCGAGGAAACGGATTACAAAGAATATTCGAATATATTTATTTTCTATCCATGGCGTTACTTGGAATCCCTTGGGCTATGTTTTTACTCAGCCACCGAATTTTAAAAGTTTACCAATTTGTGGTCCACACTCGTTTTATTGGGAAACTAGGATTTTTAGAACATTTTATGGTGACACCATCTAACCATAGAGTCCACCACGGAATCCAAGATAAGTATATCGACCGTAACCACGGTGGGATTTTTATCATTTGGGATCGTATGTTTGGATCCTTTGAATGGGAAACAGAAGAACCAATCTATGGTTTAACAAAACCAGTAAACTCCTTTAACCCAATCACTGTAAACTTACATGTATTCAAGGATATCTTATTTCAAATCTTGGAATGTAAATCTGTAGGTGATGTTTTTAAAACCATATTTGGGCCTCCAGGTTGGAAACCAAGTTACCTCATCACGGCAGCGGACAAAGCTCCTGAACCAACTCAGGTAAAAAAATACGATCCGAGACCACCGATGGGTGTGATGATTTACGTTGCCTTACAAGCGACCGTCCTTATGGCAGTGGGTCTTGTGATCTGGAAGGTGGCAAAAATCAATTTAGAACAAGACATGACAACTCTTGGAATTTTGTCTGTTGTGATTGTCTTCAGTTTGTTTTCGATTGATCGAACTATGGAAATGAAACGATGGTCAAGAAGGACGGAAGTGGTAAGAAACTTTCTATTTATTTTGGCTTTTGTTGCAACTCTAGTGTATTCCAATATTCCTAATATTGAAATTTTTGCGATCCCTCTCATTGGCCTCTCGTTTGTATCCCTTGTTTGGATTCTCATCAAACGAAAGACCTTCTTTGATTTGAGTAATATTTCTAATACTTGGTATTAGATTTTATCTCTTTTAGAACGGACTCCGAAGGGAACAATTTGTTCGACTTCAGGAGTTCGTCTCCTAAATTTAAAAACGCCTTTGTTTTATCCCCATGTTTTTTACATAAGTTGATATCTTGGTAACAAAGCCCCAAATCTACAAACGGGGACTTAATGGTTTTTGTTTCTCCTTGCCCACCAGACACTGATTGGTAATACAAAAAGTCATCCTCAATCCATCCAAAGATATTTCCATAAGCAAAATAAGCAGAAGAACCTTTCACTTTCCTTAAGTCACGCCCCATCACACTAAAGTACACTTCTCTTTCCATAAACCCAAGGATGGTGGGAATCAAATCGAGTTGCGATGTGATGTCTTCCCTGAGTTCCGGTTTGATTTTTCCGGGTGCATAAATCAACAAAGGGACATTTCTATCTTCATAGTAATTGAGGAACCTGTGGTGGCTGTGGTCAGAAACAAAAAAGAAAATGGTATCCTTAAAATAAGGCGCTTTTTTGGCTTTTTCCATATATTCGTTCAGAGCAAAATCTGCATAATGCAGAACATTTAAGTATTCACTATCTTGCGTCGTGGATTCGAACAATCGAAACTTTTCATCGGGAACTTTGTAAGGGTAGTGTGTGGTTCCTGTATGAATCACAGATACAATTGGTTTTTCAGGTTTTACATTCAGAAGTTTCTGATGCATCGCATCTAGTGACGCCTCATCTAAATAACTCCAAGGCCCCGTTCTATACTCTGGATTTTTTTCTAACTCAGATTTACCGACAAGAGTATCAAACCCCCAGTGGTACATGATACTTCCCTTATTGTTAAAACTAAGGTCTGTTCCTGTTACAAACAAAGTTTCATACCCAATGGTTTTGGATATATTTCCTAATCCAGAAAAACGGTTGAGGATTTGCGGGGTACGAACGGCTGTTAACCCAGGTCTATCCGGAATTCCACCCATAAGAGCCATAAGTCCATTGGTGGTCCTTCCCCCACTTGCAAAAAAATTCTTAAAGAACATCCCTTGCCGGATCAGTTGGTTGAAGTAAGGAGTCACAACCTTCCCTTCTACCTTTCCAGTTCCAATGATATCGATAAACTTACCCGTCCAACCTTCCAGAACAATCACCACAATATGAGGTAAAGGTTTTGTAGAGGAGAAAGTAGTTTTTCTTAGAAGTGGGTATTCTTCACTCACGAAACTGGCACCAGGATAAGCCACTTCTTTTTGAACGATGGCACTCGATTCGCCGAGCTTCATATAGTGGCGGTCATCCACCTTGGTCATCTTTAAATCCGTGATGACTGTAAAACCAGGATTTAAAACCAAATCATTGATAATGGTTTCTTTGGTGATGATGGCATCACTTGTTCGTAGTGGACTTGTTTGGACTCCCCCACGAATTCCTAAGACAAGAAGTGCGAGTACAATTAAGAATTGAAGGCCTGCCCATTTATAATGTAAGGTCACATGAGAATAAGGAAACTTGGATTGGATTTTATAAATTCCCAAACCAATTCCACCAATCACAAGAATTCCGAGTAAAAACAAAAATGGATTTTGCGAAAAGGCAGATCCCACGAGTGGTAACATCTCAAAGCCGAGATAAGCAAAAGCCTCATACCCTAAATGTTTGTTTCCATTCTCATAATAAATCAAATCTGCAATGAGAAGGAATAACAATAAAATGATAAACACAACGGGTAAAGTCCGCCACACCGCCCGATACACACGGTTCCTGTTTAAAAAATGTAACGAAGAATAGACCAAACTAAATCCAAGTAACACGCATAAAACGGAAATATCAAACCTTGCTCCTTTTAGAAATGCTTTTAAAACAATCCAAAGAGACTTGTCTTGGATCCGATAAGAATACATGGTAAAAAAAGCAACACGGTAGATGGTGAGAAAAACGATTCCAAGACCCGCAAGGAGTAAATGGAACCGAATGTAAAACGGCAATGTAGAAAATAGTTTTTTCATAGATGAAATTTAAGAAACGTCCATAAGACTAAAAAAGTGTGAAAGACTGGTAAACGAATCCAATCGATTATGGTTTTACCATTTTATAAATGGTTCCCGATTGGTAGTCCGCGATAAAAATTTCGCCGTCATTATCCCGTCCAAAAGTTGGAATGAGTAAGTTCCATTTTCCAAGAGCGATCGTTTCCGTGACCTTGGTATTTTCTCCTGGTTTCGGAACGGGAATCGCCCAAATTTTACCTTGGATAAAATCTCCAAAAACATACATTCCTTTTAGAGCTGGAATCTCCGAACCAGTATAAACATAACCACCAGTGATGGATTGTCCTTCCTCTCTACCGTATTCATAAAAAGGAGGTTCGTAAAGTGCAGGATTACATCCGTCAGTAAAACAATGAAAACCTTCTGTTTGGTTCCATCCATAGTTTTTACCGGAAACAATGATATCCACTTCTTCGTAGGCATCTTGCCCAACATCTGCAACAAGCAAACGTCCGTCAGGTGAAAAACTCATCCTCCAAGGATTCCGAATTCCGTAAGCAAAAGTTTCTGGTGCAAAACCAACTTTCCCCACAAAAGGATTGTCAGAAGGGATGGAATATGGCTTTTTCAAACCAAGGTCTGGACTCGGATTGATTCTTAAAATAGAACCAAGCAAGGTATTTGGATTTTGTCCGTTGTTTTTAGGATCGGCTCTCCATCCCCCATCTCCTAGTCCAATGTACAAATGTCCATCGAGTCCAAATGCCAACTGGCCCCCATTGTGGTTGGGATAAGGTTGTTCCACTTGCAATAACACTCGTTCGTTTACAAGTTTCATTGTTTCATAGTTAGTTGGATTTTCCACGACCCACTCGGAAACGATAGTGACGTCTTTATTCGCAATCGACTTTACGTAATTGGTATATACCTTGGGTTGTTTGGGAAATTGTGGGTGGAAAGCCAAACCAAGAAGTCCTTCTTCACTATCCGTAATCACATTAAATTTTGCCAAAACACGACTTATCTTTTTTTCCCTGTGGAAAAGGATCATATCTCCTGTTTTTTCAAGGGCAAATAAAAAGGGACTGTCCCCCGGTGGAAACTGGATGTCCGTTGGTTCCTTTACTTTCACCACCTCTTGCAAAGCAATGGCGACTTGTTTACGACCTGAATCGACTCCAATAAAAAGAGGTTTAGATCCAAGGACCTGCCCATCGGTTTCATATTTTTTATTGTAATTTTTTAGGATGCTACGACCTAAATCATCGCAAGCTACAGACAAAGACAAAAAGGAAAACAATACAAAGAGTTGGATTTTCATAATACTTAAGGTTCCCCACATAAGATAATTGACTTGGATTTCTCTCCGCAATCAAAAAACTGATAGCAAACAATGAAACTCTTTCGAATCCTCTGTATCCCTATTTTCCTCTACTTTGCCTATTTGCAATTGAATGACCCAGATCCCTACCTTTGGTTCCCTCTCTACGCAGCTGTGGCAGCCATTGCTCTTGCCGGTTTGTTCCGGAAAGTTCCCAGGTTTGTGGGATGGATCTTAATCCCAATTTACTTAGTTCTGGCAGGGTATTACTTTTCACAAACTCCGTATTTTGGTATGGAAGTGGAAGAAGTGAGAGAGTTTTTGGGGCTTTTGATTGCCAGTGCGGCAATCGGGATTCTTGTCTTTAAAAAATAAAAAGAACAATTTGCCGAAATTTATTTTTCGGCAATCACCTTTCCATCTTCCAAAATCATTTTGATGAGTTTTGTCATCTCTACTGAATATTCGACATCCAAATGTTTGGTGACACCTTCACAAAATCCATTGATAATGAGTAACTTCGCATCATCTTCACTCATCCCTCGCGATTGCAGGTAAAAGAGTTGGTCGTCATCAATTTTAGAAACTGTGGCTTCGTAGTTTAATGTTCCCTCTTCCCCTGATACATCGTTATAAGGATAAGCATGAGACTGGGAGCGGTTGTCCATCATCAGTCCATCGCATTTGATATGGCTATAAGATCCTTTACTGGATGGTTCAAACTTTACTAAACCACGGTAGGAATTGATTCCCCCATCGAGTGCCACACCTTTCGCAAGGATATTGGATCTGGTATTTTTTCCTACATGGATGATCCGAGCTCCTGTATCCTGAACCTGTCCACTTCCCGCAAACGCTAAGGATAGAACATCTCCCGTAGAATGATCTCCTTTTAAGATGATTCCAGGATATTTGATGGTATTGGCACCAATGTTACAATCTGTCCATGTGATGTGAGCTGCTTCTTCGCAGATCCCACGTTTCACAGTCCAATTGTACATATTCTTTTTCCAGTTTTGGATGGTCGTATAAAAGATTTTAGAACTTTTTTTAGCAACAAGTTCCACAACAGCAGTATGAAAATTTGTTCCTTTGTCTTGGACAGAAGTACAACCTTCGCTGTATTCCAAATGAGCACCCTCATCTGCAATAAGAAGTGTTCGTTCATATTGTCCGGAACTAGCAGCAGTTACCTTGAAGTAAGCTTGGAGAGGCATAGGAGTTTTGACTCCCTTTGGAATATAAGCAAAAGAACCACCGCTAAACACCGCGGAATTTAATGCAGAAAATTTATTATCACCGATCGTCACCACAGTTCCTA from the Leptospira congkakensis genome contains:
- a CDS encoding Cys-rich protein; translated protein: MKHGKWILSLAIALSFLNCQDIVEKKCQAACEVFISCTEEELKLTLAPDVKRTGRIQCMDGCTTHNSDILQCYDQEPNSCKGFGQCLIQIGTLE
- the sufB gene encoding Fe-S cluster assembly protein SufB is translated as MESTTELDKVSFEFYKPDNFPKGLTRKVVESISHIKNEPSWLAEFRLKAFEVYEQKPMPTWGFIPQFHINIDDYVHYVGSNQKKKKSWDEVDPEILRSFEKLGIPEHERKYLAGIETMNDSETIYANVKKELTDLGIIFCDIDTAIREYPELVREYLGTVVTIGDNKFSALNSAVFSGGSFAYIPKGVKTPMPLQAYFKVTAASSGQYERTLLIADEGAHLEYSEGCTSVQDKGTNFHTAVVELVAKKSSKIFYTTIQNWKKNMYNWTVKRGICEEAAHITWTDCNIGANTIKYPGIILKGDHSTGDVLSLAFAGSGQVQDTGARIIHVGKNTRSNILAKGVALDGGINSYRGLVKFEPSSKGSYSHIKCDGLMMDNRSQSHAYPYNDVSGEEGTLNYEATVSKIDDDQLFYLQSRGMSEDDAKLLIINGFCEGVTKHLDVEYSVEMTKLIKMILEDGKVIAEK
- the rlmN gene encoding 23S rRNA (adenine(2503)-C(2))-methyltransferase RlmN codes for the protein MKEEIPVLKGKTKKELEELCVSLGLEKYRAAQIYTGIYKSRYTSLDQFTTLSKEVREKLKQHTLYPEIEIGRDLASKEDGTRKFTFYVGENKEIEAVWIPSGDGGRKTICISSQIGCTLNCKFCATGLLEYKGNLQTWQILDQILQVERLVGDRATNIVFMGMGEPMHNYFSVMKAAHILRDQDGFGLGALRITISTAGVTTGINRFIENKEPFNFAISLNHPNPNSRSSIMDVNDKHPLEKLIDSAQRFTKELDRAITFEYVMIPDVNMGRDNAERLAKIARSVNKCKINVIPLNTDFTGWRRPTDDEVKDFVMHLKAKTTAPILNRRSPGRDINGACGMLALKGIRSETR
- a CDS encoding ArnT family glycosyltransferase, whose product is MKESLTPSERIFYRILLLVASLPILFTLPLDVIDIDSSQYASISRELVLSGDFFTLFDNGRRYLDKPILTFWTIASSFSLFGINNIAFRIPAILVSLLSVYSIYRITLLTGGKERQGYLASFAYLLAPGVYAMIVDPKIDVYLTAYLVFTYHFYYLGRKKNPNYFYLMYLMMSMGFVTKGPISVVIPALSIGGDILFRRDWKLLLSMRVPTGIFVLASLPAFWCVLLYKSFNSYGPSFFLWIQSFGRFYKEMYDVKFDPFYFYKSFSWAFFSGVFPMIIYLVFRTYNYIKSLGWKEVLRKIRANEYKDIDFVIPFWVFLFLFLISFSRFPLPQYTYWVLPGAALYFGKLAEESLFRSSVERLRPSFLIAGLVYLVGYFLIPVFVAEVGIVYYVFGIIGILFIMLSAQLIPLEVLVTLVGATLFFSAISLEFYPLLTSYQPSKEFGAKIKELEPNEPVVYTFWLSNSKRSYGFYAERNFRNVYDKDKLDKLWTEKPERLLILPSEKLAQLQELAGPGYEIEPVLERESFKVATPTIGFLKKETRNLVTKKISLVWLKKIQGKSFKNSKV
- a CDS encoding sterol desaturase family protein; this translates as MNSDAFMEYAFIVMVALIGIEIFVSYIKGKQYYRLNVLIADVSTGVIFALIGVVILLGALYVYDKIETNFSLSSLGYHFFPLESPFRFSPSFSVNWYALGAWSFAIVLADFIYYWFHRHCHEINLFWATHVTHHSTQEMNLSVAFRGNGLQRIFEYIYFLSMALLGIPWAMFLLSHRILKVYQFVVHTRFIGKLGFLEHFMVTPSNHRVHHGIQDKYIDRNHGGIFIIWDRMFGSFEWETEEPIYGLTKPVNSFNPITVNLHVFKDILFQILECKSVGDVFKTIFGPPGWKPSYLITAADKAPEPTQVKKYDPRPPMGVMIYVALQATVLMAVGLVIWKVAKINLEQDMTTLGILSVVIVFSLFSIDRTMEMKRWSRRTEVVRNFLFILAFVATLVYSNIPNIEIFAIPLIGLSFVSLVWILIKRKTFFDLSNISNTWY
- a CDS encoding LTA synthase family protein, which produces MKKLFSTLPFYIRFHLLLAGLGIVFLTIYRVAFFTMYSYRIQDKSLWIVLKAFLKGARFDISVLCVLLGFSLVYSSLHFLNRNRVYRAVWRTLPVVFIILLLFLLIADLIYYENGNKHLGYEAFAYLGFEMLPLVGSAFSQNPFLFLLGILVIGGIGLGIYKIQSKFPYSHVTLHYKWAGLQFLIVLALLVLGIRGGVQTSPLRTSDAIITKETIINDLVLNPGFTVITDLKMTKVDDRHYMKLGESSAIVQKEVAYPGASFVSEEYPLLRKTTFSSTKPLPHIVVIVLEGWTGKFIDIIGTGKVEGKVVTPYFNQLIRQGMFFKNFFASGGRTTNGLMALMGGIPDRPGLTAVRTPQILNRFSGLGNISKTIGYETLFVTGTDLSFNNKGSIMYHWGFDTLVGKSELEKNPEYRTGPWSYLDEASLDAMHQKLLNVKPEKPIVSVIHTGTTHYPYKVPDEKFRLFESTTQDSEYLNVLHYADFALNEYMEKAKKAPYFKDTIFFFVSDHSHHRFLNYYEDRNVPLLIYAPGKIKPELREDITSQLDLIPTILGFMEREVYFSVMGRDLRKVKGSSAYFAYGNIFGWIEDDFLYYQSVSGGQGETKTIKSPFVDLGLCYQDINLCKKHGDKTKAFLNLGDELLKSNKLFPSESVLKEIKSNTKY
- a CDS encoding methyl-accepting chemotaxis protein; the protein is MKSLKYILGLYTFLSILLLSVVVSTLILYLNWGLLVKVYRGEMENAGKSAGAELSNYYKSQLRIAGLLSKQREIVESFQTGKAEFATNLLVGIMQDANGEYENIFLSVPKQNAKIFAAGIPRSIGYQLEEDKTGDHVVVALKKEFLIGSVQESPITGLPVSLVSFPIEDKGDLVGILWIALNLEQVSKRMGEGIHVGANGYVTAITTKGVVFAGPDKSKILKVDLSKIPEGRPILEAKDGAYFEYTENGQDNALLIKRLEEWNTIIGVVLPKSDMNSGFFQVALIAIAVVFLITALVVFGIFRFLRNRLLPLENSVVVLDKMAKGDLTESLTLTNNDEIGRMNLALNGFITSIRSSLGEIQSVTEEITSSSESLRESSASFSDMAQGTAASSEEISATTEEVAASMETTAASTVKQHSNILEFNEKILELSKGAIQIEKDTKAALANTENITRQAKLGGESLNQMKDVIGVILESSSEMKEVIGIIDEISDQTSLLALNAAIEAARAGEAGRGFAIVAEEISKLSEKTAHSIQAIEDMIGKNSKELEEGAKGIRSSVELLNLIIRDIAEVESVMKRLSEATKSQLSYNQEVDERSAEVGRESESIRGAIEEQKRAIEQISQSVVGINNETMHIASGSDLVASSSQKLSHAADTLRSITSRFRISKS
- a CDS encoding PQQ-dependent sugar dehydrogenase, coding for MKIQLFVLFSFLSLSVACDDLGRSILKNYNKKYETDGQVLGSKPLFIGVDSGRKQVAIALQEVVKVKEPTDIQFPPGDSPFLFALEKTGDMILFHREKKISRVLAKFNVITDSEEGLLGLAFHPQFPKQPKVYTNYVKSIANKDVTIVSEWVVENPTNYETMKLVNERVLLQVEQPYPNHNGGQLAFGLDGHLYIGLGDGGWRADPKNNGQNPNTLLGSILRINPSPDLGLKKPYSIPSDNPFVGKVGFAPETFAYGIRNPWRMSFSPDGRLLVADVGQDAYEEVDIIVSGKNYGWNQTEGFHCFTDGCNPALYEPPFYEYGREEGQSITGGYVYTGSEIPALKGMYVFGDFIQGKIWAIPVPKPGENTKVTETIALGKWNLLIPTFGRDNDGEIFIADYQSGTIYKMVKP
- a CDS encoding transmembrane 220 family protein, whose amino-acid sequence is MKLFRILCIPIFLYFAYLQLNDPDPYLWFPLYAAVAAIALAGLFRKVPRFVGWILIPIYLVLAGYYFSQTPYFGMEVEEVREFLGLLIASAAIGILVFKK